In the genome of Gordonia rubripertincta, one region contains:
- a CDS encoding oxygenase MpaB family protein, whose product MTAVHDEQAAAALEDTDRLINHRDDEIELIPPDSLTAQLTGLYTFLPINGAAFVMQVMHPVIGDVVGKYSVFRTDPVGRAIRSADSVLRWTYGGQEAIAEGHRLRKLHQPLQMRNAEGKHISALNPEAYAWVIATAFPTMTTAAPLVLGREFTLEERKELLRDNRRIAKIVQVPMKGYPETLEEFDEYFDDFIENKLVRHPVAIELIEQMRAAPPVPKAVPKALRPAVKKVAVTASVPFQDFNYLTTVGVMDPRVREILGLTWTDEEQRHLEKIHRRLRFAYRTLPERAIYFPLAYHARRHHDAIQAMKKREKQSAAYKYAT is encoded by the coding sequence ATGACCGCGGTACACGACGAGCAGGCGGCCGCCGCACTCGAGGACACCGACCGCCTGATCAACCACCGCGACGACGAGATCGAGCTGATCCCACCCGACTCGCTCACCGCGCAGCTCACCGGTCTCTACACGTTCCTGCCGATCAACGGTGCGGCGTTCGTGATGCAGGTGATGCACCCGGTGATCGGCGACGTCGTCGGCAAGTATTCGGTGTTCCGCACGGACCCGGTGGGGCGGGCGATCCGGTCCGCCGACTCGGTGCTGCGCTGGACCTACGGCGGACAGGAAGCCATCGCCGAGGGGCACCGCCTCCGGAAGCTGCACCAACCGCTGCAGATGCGCAACGCCGAGGGCAAGCACATCAGCGCGCTCAACCCGGAGGCCTACGCGTGGGTCATCGCGACCGCGTTCCCGACCATGACCACCGCCGCGCCGCTCGTCCTCGGGCGTGAGTTCACCCTCGAAGAGCGCAAGGAACTGCTGCGCGACAACCGTCGCATCGCCAAGATCGTCCAGGTCCCGATGAAGGGCTACCCGGAGACCCTCGAGGAGTTCGACGAGTACTTCGACGACTTCATCGAGAACAAGCTGGTCCGCCACCCGGTCGCCATCGAACTCATCGAGCAGATGCGTGCCGCCCCGCCGGTGCCGAAGGCGGTGCCCAAGGCGCTGCGCCCGGCCGTCAAGAAGGTCGCCGTCACCGCGTCGGTCCCGTTTCAGGACTTCAACTACCTCACGACCGTGGGCGTCATGGATCCGCGCGTGCGCGAGATCCTCGGCCTGACCTGGACCGACGAGGAGCAGCGCCACCTCGAGAAGATCCACCGCCGCCTGCGGTTCGCCTACCGCACCCTGCCCGAGCGTGCGATCTACTTCCCGCTGGCCTACCACGCCCGTCGCCACCACGACGCGATCCAGGCCATGAAGAAACGCGAGAAGCAGAGCGCCGCTTACAAATACGCCACGTAG
- a CDS encoding DUF475 domain-containing protein, which yields MIARIFGLSAVVSVVALAIAYLYLGWTGLALCAILGVLEVSLSFDNAVINATILERMSAFWQRMFLTVGVLIAVFGMRLLFPLLIVWITGGLNPAEALRLATNPPPEGQAYFADGQPSYETILTDAHPQIAAFGGMFLLLLFLNFVLTERERTWLTWLESPLAKIGKLDQLPVVLASIALVLCGEFLAADDIRATVLIAGILGMVTYITVDGLSSLFMSDGPGHDEPGPTPATKATGKAAFFLFLYLEVLDASFSFDGVIGAFAITSDPIIIALGLGFIGAMFVRSITIYLVRKGTLGEYRYLEHGAHWAIGALAVILLLGVEYHIDEVVTGLVGVAFIGASLASSIRANRRDSRRTETQSSVNA from the coding sequence GTGATCGCCCGCATCTTCGGCCTGTCCGCCGTCGTCTCGGTGGTGGCGCTGGCCATCGCGTATCTCTACCTGGGCTGGACCGGGCTCGCGTTGTGCGCGATCCTCGGCGTGCTCGAGGTGTCGTTGTCCTTCGACAACGCCGTCATCAACGCGACGATCCTCGAGCGGATGTCCGCGTTCTGGCAGCGCATGTTCCTGACCGTGGGTGTGCTGATCGCCGTGTTCGGTATGCGCCTGCTCTTCCCGCTGCTCATCGTCTGGATCACCGGCGGGTTGAACCCGGCCGAGGCGCTGCGGCTGGCCACCAACCCTCCGCCGGAGGGGCAGGCCTACTTCGCCGACGGCCAACCCAGCTACGAGACGATCCTGACCGACGCGCATCCGCAGATCGCCGCGTTCGGCGGGATGTTCCTGTTGCTGTTGTTCCTCAACTTCGTGCTGACCGAACGGGAGCGCACCTGGCTGACGTGGCTCGAAAGTCCGCTGGCCAAGATCGGCAAGCTCGACCAGTTACCGGTCGTGCTCGCGTCGATCGCCCTCGTGCTCTGCGGCGAGTTCCTCGCTGCCGACGACATCCGGGCCACGGTCCTGATCGCCGGAATCCTCGGCATGGTCACCTACATCACCGTCGACGGACTCAGTTCGCTGTTCATGTCCGACGGGCCGGGCCACGACGAACCGGGCCCGACCCCTGCGACCAAGGCGACCGGCAAGGCTGCGTTCTTCCTCTTCCTCTACCTCGAGGTGCTCGACGCGTCGTTCTCCTTCGACGGCGTGATCGGCGCATTCGCGATCACCTCGGATCCGATCATCATCGCTCTCGGCCTCGGCTTCATCGGCGCGATGTTCGTCCGGTCCATCACGATCTACCTCGTGCGCAAGGGCACGCTGGGGGAGTACCGGTACCTCGAGCACGGGGCGCACTGGGCGATCGGCGCGCTCGCCGTCATCCTGCTGCTGGGCGTGGAGTATCACATCGACGAGGTCGTCACCGGCCTCGTCGGAGTGGCGTTCATCGGGGCCTCGCTGGCGAGCAGCATCCGCGCGAACCGACGCGACTCGCGGCGTACCGAGACCCAGTCCTCGGTGAACGCCTGA
- the lnt gene encoding apolipoprotein N-acyltransferase encodes MNTTDTMMSAEETEARARRFTLTWDWSLRTLAAIVAGLAMWAAFPPRNWWFLAVFGLGVLFTALYVRRPRVRTGAWVGFVFGLAFFIPLLPWIGVYVGPLPWLALSVLLSGYLALFGAIATVTMRLPVPPVWFMFSWVLVEAVRSAFPFGGFPWGRTAFSQVDGPLLPLASLLGAPGLSAGVALFGASVAWLLIILVSAYRRSARSAAALTGDQPSGFVRVATLAVAIALLAPVAAIALTPATIDRTISSKSVHIAAVQGNVPRLGLDFNAQRRAVLDNHVRTTIGYAQAIDAGLAAPPDFVLWPENASDISPLDNADAAAEITAASEGVGAPILVGTLIRNSDGRPTNSVLVWDGAKGPVDRYDKHIVQPFGEYLPWRSFFRLFSSYADMAGNFKPGTGPTVVDVPGRSGEVTVCVATCWEVAFDRAARQSIRDGAQMLFVPTNNATFGRTEMTYQQLAMSQVRAVEHGRAVVVAATSGVSAIIDADGSITEQSGVFASDVLTSTLPLHDGTTLATRLGMWPGVLAIVVAVAGLLFALASRTRFTLKPRRDAARASGDI; translated from the coding sequence GTGAACACCACCGACACGATGATGTCCGCTGAGGAGACCGAGGCGCGTGCACGTCGCTTCACCCTGACCTGGGACTGGAGTCTCCGTACCCTGGCCGCGATCGTCGCCGGTCTGGCGATGTGGGCCGCCTTCCCGCCCCGCAACTGGTGGTTCCTCGCGGTATTCGGGCTGGGTGTGCTGTTCACCGCGCTGTACGTGCGGCGCCCGCGGGTGCGCACGGGTGCATGGGTCGGCTTCGTCTTCGGGCTCGCCTTCTTCATCCCGCTGCTGCCGTGGATCGGTGTCTACGTCGGGCCGCTACCGTGGCTCGCGTTGTCGGTGCTGCTGTCCGGGTACCTCGCCCTGTTCGGCGCGATCGCCACCGTCACCATGCGACTCCCGGTCCCGCCGGTCTGGTTCATGTTCTCCTGGGTGCTCGTCGAGGCCGTGCGATCGGCGTTCCCGTTCGGCGGGTTCCCGTGGGGGAGAACTGCTTTCAGCCAGGTCGACGGGCCGCTGCTGCCTTTGGCATCCCTACTGGGCGCCCCCGGGCTGTCCGCCGGCGTCGCGCTGTTCGGCGCGTCGGTCGCCTGGTTGCTGATCATCCTGGTCTCCGCCTATCGCCGGTCCGCCCGATCGGCGGCGGCGCTCACCGGTGACCAGCCGTCGGGGTTCGTGCGGGTCGCGACGCTCGCCGTCGCCATCGCGCTGCTCGCACCCGTGGCGGCGATCGCGCTGACCCCGGCCACCATCGACCGCACCATCTCGTCGAAGTCGGTGCACATCGCGGCGGTCCAGGGCAACGTGCCGCGACTGGGGCTGGACTTCAACGCACAGCGTCGTGCCGTGCTCGACAACCATGTGCGCACCACCATCGGTTATGCCCAGGCGATCGACGCCGGCCTCGCCGCCCCGCCCGATTTCGTGCTGTGGCCGGAGAACGCCTCGGACATCTCACCGCTGGACAACGCCGACGCCGCCGCCGAGATCACCGCCGCCTCCGAGGGGGTCGGCGCACCGATCCTCGTCGGCACCCTGATCCGCAACTCCGACGGACGCCCGACGAACTCGGTGCTCGTCTGGGACGGGGCCAAGGGGCCGGTCGACCGCTACGACAAGCACATCGTGCAACCGTTCGGCGAGTACCTGCCCTGGCGCTCGTTCTTCCGTCTCTTCTCGTCGTATGCGGACATGGCCGGCAACTTCAAGCCGGGCACCGGTCCCACCGTCGTGGACGTGCCGGGCCGCTCGGGTGAGGTCACCGTGTGTGTCGCGACGTGCTGGGAGGTCGCCTTCGACCGCGCGGCGCGCCAGTCCATCCGCGACGGGGCACAGATGCTGTTCGTTCCCACCAACAACGCGACCTTCGGTCGCACCGAGATGACGTATCAGCAGCTGGCGATGTCGCAGGTGCGTGCCGTCGAACACGGACGTGCTGTGGTCGTCGCCGCGACCAGCGGTGTGAGCGCGATCATCGACGCCGACGGTTCGATCACCGAACAATCCGGCGTCTTCGCCTCGGATGTGCTGACCAGCACGCTGCCGCTCCACGACGGGACGACCCTCGCCACCCGTCTCGGGATGTGGCCGGGGGTCCTCGCGATCGTCGTGGCCGTGGCCGGTCTTTTGTTTGCGCTGGCCTCGCGTACTAGGTTCACACTCAAGCCACGCAGGGACGCCGCACGGGCGTCCGGTGACATTTAA
- a CDS encoding NAD(P)/FAD-dependent oxidoreductase, which translates to MERTDCLVVGGGIVGLAVARAVAATGREVVVLEAADSVGTQTTSRSSEVIHAGIYYPEGSLKARLCVRGRKLLTRYCDEHGVSWRRPGKLIVAVDDAQTGRLDVLLRHGHTNGVGDLRRIDGVELHELEPDVQGVAALLSPSTGIVDVDGVVGALRRDLESAGGAVALRSRVIGGRVDNGGVIVDTAEGGSASARVLVNCAGLGAWDVARSLDGFDGPVPPRHLAKGNYFGLSGARAPFQHLVYPVPVDGGLGVHFTMDLAGAARFGPDVEWLDGDSDAGDLDYSVDETRLPDFEGSIRRYWPGLPSGALAPAYAGIRPKTSGPGEAAADFVIDGPATHGHAGLVNLFGIESPGITSCLAIGEYVVGLMGGEAR; encoded by the coding sequence GTGGAACGGACCGATTGCCTGGTGGTGGGCGGCGGCATCGTGGGTCTGGCCGTGGCCCGTGCGGTGGCGGCGACCGGGCGCGAGGTGGTCGTTCTCGAGGCCGCCGACTCGGTCGGCACACAGACGACCTCGCGGAGTTCGGAAGTCATCCACGCAGGTATCTACTATCCCGAGGGCAGCCTGAAGGCGCGGTTGTGCGTGCGGGGACGCAAGCTCCTCACCCGGTACTGCGACGAGCACGGTGTTTCCTGGCGTCGACCGGGCAAGCTGATCGTGGCCGTCGACGACGCCCAGACGGGCCGGCTCGATGTCCTGCTCCGGCACGGACACACGAACGGCGTCGGCGACCTGCGACGGATCGACGGCGTCGAACTCCACGAGCTGGAGCCAGACGTGCAGGGTGTGGCCGCCCTGCTGTCACCGTCGACCGGGATCGTCGACGTCGACGGGGTGGTCGGCGCCCTGCGCCGGGACCTCGAGTCTGCGGGCGGAGCAGTGGCGTTGCGCAGCAGGGTGATCGGCGGGCGCGTCGACAACGGCGGAGTCATCGTCGACACGGCCGAGGGTGGGTCGGCGTCGGCGCGCGTGCTGGTGAACTGTGCCGGACTGGGTGCGTGGGACGTGGCCCGATCGCTGGACGGGTTCGACGGTCCGGTCCCGCCGCGTCACCTGGCGAAGGGCAACTACTTCGGATTGTCCGGTGCACGAGCGCCATTCCAGCACCTGGTGTACCCGGTGCCGGTCGATGGCGGTCTGGGGGTGCACTTCACGATGGACCTCGCCGGCGCGGCACGGTTCGGTCCGGACGTCGAGTGGTTGGACGGTGATTCTGACGCCGGAGATCTCGACTACTCGGTCGACGAGACACGCCTGCCCGACTTCGAGGGATCGATCCGCCGATACTGGCCCGGATTACCCTCCGGCGCACTCGCTCCCGCGTACGCCGGCATCCGACCCAAGACCAGCGGCCCCGGCGAGGCGGCCGCGGATTTCGTCATCGACGGGCCGGCCACGCACGGGCACGCCGGGCTGGTCAATCTGTTCGGCATCGAGTCGCCCGGGATCACGTCGTGCCTGGCAATCGGCGAGTATGTGGTCGGGTTGATGGGCGGCGAGGCCCGGTGA
- a CDS encoding VOC family protein, with amino-acid sequence MIPPNPFPTAIVELACADPALAARAHEILLGLSGAPDPDSPGVVLGNTELRLRQGLVEEGDADAGHRVYFTVDDVAPMHRLLTRRGFPVVESPLGVIGETTPLGITAREAVGESAHAVDVTGMDHLVFNCDNRDRAVALFGGVFGLDFRLDQPIGDNARQLFFRAGDLIVEVVTAVTSTEPPTAAATSLWGVAWRSTDVEATHARLRSGGLDLSEIRTGRKKGTRIFTVRERALGTRTVIIGPV; translated from the coding sequence GTGATCCCGCCGAATCCGTTCCCGACCGCGATCGTCGAACTCGCCTGTGCCGATCCTGCTCTCGCCGCCCGTGCTCACGAGATCCTTCTCGGTCTCTCCGGGGCGCCCGATCCCGATTCGCCGGGAGTGGTTCTCGGTAACACCGAGCTCCGGTTGCGTCAGGGACTCGTCGAGGAGGGTGACGCGGACGCCGGCCACCGCGTGTACTTCACGGTCGACGATGTCGCGCCGATGCACCGGCTGCTGACCCGACGCGGCTTCCCGGTCGTCGAGTCACCGCTCGGGGTGATCGGGGAGACGACCCCGCTCGGGATCACCGCCCGCGAAGCCGTGGGGGAGTCGGCACACGCCGTCGACGTGACCGGGATGGACCACCTTGTCTTCAACTGCGACAACCGCGATCGGGCGGTCGCGCTGTTCGGTGGCGTCTTCGGCCTGGATTTCCGGCTCGATCAGCCGATCGGCGACAACGCCCGGCAGCTGTTCTTCCGTGCCGGCGACCTCATCGTCGAGGTTGTGACCGCGGTGACCTCGACCGAGCCGCCCACCGCCGCCGCGACCTCGCTGTGGGGTGTCGCCTGGCGGTCCACCGACGTCGAGGCGACCCACGCGCGTCTGCGCTCGGGCGGCCTGGATCTCAGCGAGATCCGCACCGGCCGCAAGAAGGGCACCCGCATCTTCACCGTGCGAGAGCGCGCCCTCGGCACCCGCACGGTCATCATCGGCCCTGTCTGA
- a CDS encoding polyprenol monophosphomannose synthase yields the protein MASGIDASAGQRQSGDTPQPVVGADGAGALVVVPTFNERDNLPVIVERLQAALPGVHLLVVDDSSPDGTGEVAEELALKDEQAGRIHVLHRQEKDGLGKAYLAGFAWGLSRDYPVIVEMDADGSHAPEQLHRLFDAINDGADLVIGSRYVPGGKLVNWPKHREFLSRGANTYARVALGAKVHDITAGFRAYRRSVLEKIQLDTVESAGYCFQIDLAWRTVRAGFDVREVPITFTERELGVSKMSGGVMSEAFTMVARWGIQSRLERLGIVKNS from the coding sequence ATGGCATCGGGGATTGACGCCTCGGCAGGACAGCGGCAGTCAGGCGACACGCCGCAGCCGGTGGTCGGCGCCGACGGAGCGGGCGCACTGGTCGTCGTGCCGACGTTCAACGAGCGCGACAACCTGCCCGTGATCGTCGAACGCCTCCAGGCCGCCCTGCCCGGCGTGCACCTGCTGGTGGTCGACGACTCCAGTCCGGACGGCACCGGTGAGGTCGCCGAGGAACTCGCGCTCAAGGACGAGCAGGCCGGTCGTATCCACGTGCTGCACCGCCAGGAGAAGGACGGCCTCGGCAAGGCCTACCTCGCCGGTTTCGCGTGGGGCCTGAGCCGCGACTATCCGGTCATCGTCGAGATGGACGCCGACGGCAGTCACGCACCGGAGCAGCTGCACCGCCTGTTCGACGCCATCAACGACGGCGCGGACCTCGTCATCGGCTCCCGGTACGTCCCCGGCGGCAAACTCGTGAACTGGCCCAAGCATCGGGAGTTCCTCTCGCGCGGTGCCAACACCTACGCCCGCGTCGCCCTCGGCGCCAAGGTGCACGACATCACCGCCGGCTTCCGCGCCTACCGACGCAGCGTGCTGGAGAAAATCCAGCTCGACACGGTCGAGTCGGCCGGCTACTGCTTCCAGATCGACCTGGCCTGGCGGACAGTGCGCGCCGGTTTCGACGTTCGCGAGGTGCCGATCACGTTCACCGAACGCGAGCTGGGCGTCTCCAAGATGAGTGGTGGCGTCATGTCGGAGGCCTTCACGATGGTCGCGCGCTGGGGAATCCAGAGCCGCCTCGAGCGCCTGGGGATCGTCAAGAACTCCTAG
- a CDS encoding DUF3263 domain-containing protein, whose protein sequence is MNDRQQQMIQFEKYWYPLGGGSSKQIIEEFGLSDRDFFAELNRIVDADPPEALSAAELRRMREVIRRRLWMAR, encoded by the coding sequence ATGAACGACAGGCAGCAGCAGATGATCCAGTTCGAGAAGTACTGGTACCCGCTGGGCGGCGGGTCGTCGAAGCAGATCATCGAGGAGTTCGGGCTGTCTGATCGAGACTTCTTCGCCGAGCTCAACCGGATCGTCGACGCCGATCCGCCGGAGGCTCTGAGCGCCGCCGAGTTGCGACGCATGCGTGAGGTCATCCGCCGTCGTCTGTGGATGGCCCGCTAG
- a CDS encoding phospho-sugar mutase → MSASHPLTDSVARVIETARTWRDHDPDPVTRGELTRLIDAADSGDAAAAADLHHRFRGPLTFGTAGLRGEVGAGETRMNVAVVTRATYGLGRHLIDTVGPDARVVVGCDARHGSDAFLEATAEVLAAQGLTVLTLPRQLPTPVTAYATRALDCDAGVMITASHNPPADNGYKVYLGGRATDPAGCGVQIVPPADESIAAFIDAAPPADEIARDAAAVVALDDATTDAYIARTAGLRPGTEPSSVRVVLTPMHGVGGATALAVLRAAGVDDIHVVDEQFAPDPGFPTVAFPNPEEPGALDRALELARDVGAHVVIALDPDADRCSVATPTDDDWRQLTGDEIGWLLGEQAARDDDRSGDTLACSVVSSRLLGKIAAHHGLRFASTLTGFKWIARTPDLRFGYEEAIGYCTDPEAVRDKDGISAMVRVISLVEELAADGRTLVDLLDDLARRHGLHATAPLTIRVDDLGEIGHMMDRLRTTRIDTLAGSEVLEILDLAPGSADLPPTDALVLRTAADDRVIVRPSGTEPKLKCYLEVVLACADREIPHARAAERLQAISGDMAALLRG, encoded by the coding sequence ATGTCAGCGTCGCATCCGCTGACTGATAGCGTCGCGCGGGTGATCGAGACCGCGCGTACCTGGCGAGACCACGACCCGGATCCGGTGACCCGTGGCGAACTCACCCGCCTCATCGACGCGGCGGACTCCGGAGATGCTGCGGCCGCCGCCGATCTCCACCACCGATTCCGCGGCCCACTCACCTTCGGTACGGCCGGCCTGCGCGGCGAGGTCGGGGCGGGGGAGACGCGCATGAACGTCGCGGTGGTCACCCGCGCCACATACGGCCTCGGTCGCCACCTCATCGACACCGTCGGACCCGACGCGCGCGTCGTCGTCGGGTGCGATGCGAGGCACGGTTCCGACGCCTTCCTCGAGGCCACCGCCGAAGTCCTTGCCGCACAGGGCCTCACGGTGTTGACGCTCCCTCGTCAGCTGCCGACACCGGTGACCGCGTACGCGACCCGCGCCCTCGACTGCGATGCCGGAGTGATGATCACCGCGTCGCATAATCCGCCCGCGGACAATGGCTACAAGGTGTATCTCGGCGGACGCGCGACCGACCCTGCCGGGTGTGGTGTCCAGATCGTCCCGCCTGCCGACGAATCGATCGCCGCCTTCATCGACGCCGCGCCACCGGCCGACGAGATCGCCCGCGACGCCGCCGCTGTCGTGGCCCTCGACGATGCCACCACCGACGCCTACATCGCCCGAACCGCCGGACTTCGACCCGGCACCGAACCCAGCTCGGTGCGCGTCGTCCTGACGCCCATGCACGGGGTCGGCGGTGCGACCGCTCTCGCGGTGCTGCGTGCCGCCGGCGTCGACGACATCCACGTCGTCGACGAGCAGTTCGCGCCCGACCCCGGTTTCCCGACCGTCGCCTTCCCGAACCCGGAGGAACCCGGAGCCCTCGACCGCGCCCTCGAGCTGGCCCGCGACGTCGGCGCACACGTCGTCATCGCCCTGGACCCAGACGCCGACCGCTGCTCGGTCGCCACCCCCACCGACGACGACTGGCGCCAGCTCACCGGCGACGAGATCGGTTGGCTGCTGGGGGAACAGGCCGCCCGTGACGACGACCGCAGCGGCGACACTCTCGCCTGCTCGGTCGTGTCGAGCCGGCTGCTGGGGAAGATCGCCGCCCATCACGGTCTGCGGTTCGCTTCGACCCTCACCGGTTTCAAATGGATTGCCCGGACACCGGATCTGCGATTCGGCTATGAGGAGGCCATCGGGTACTGCACCGACCCGGAGGCGGTGCGCGACAAGGACGGGATCTCGGCGATGGTCCGCGTCATCAGCCTCGTCGAAGAACTCGCCGCAGACGGCCGCACACTCGTCGACCTCCTCGATGACCTCGCCCGACGCCACGGCCTCCACGCGACCGCCCCGCTGACGATCCGCGTCGATGACCTCGGCGAGATCGGCCACATGATGGACCGGTTGCGCACCACGAGGATCGACACACTGGCCGGTTCCGAGGTCCTCGAGATCCTCGACCTCGCGCCGGGTTCCGCCGACCTTCCGCCGACCGACGCACTCGTCCTGCGTACCGCCGCCGACGATCGGGTCATCGTGCGGCCGTCGGGCACCGAACCGAAACTGAAGTGCTACCTCGAGGTCGTCCTCGCGTGCGCGGACCGCGAGATCCCGCACGCCCGCGCCGCCGAACGGCTGCAAGCGATCAGCGGGGACATGGCCGCACTTCTCCGCGGCTGA
- a CDS encoding glucose-1-phosphate adenylyltransferase family protein translates to MRHSDVLAIVQAGGRGSRMEVLTDRRAKPALPFAGNYQLIDFPLSNLHHSHVDDVWLCVQYEAETLTQLVAGGRPWDLDRTSGGLRIVMPEQTDAPETEDGFATGNADLLYRIRDRIARHGPAEVIVMSADHVYDFDFRDALDTHRSRGAECTIVTTTCSLEEASQHATVTSRRDGTVREFRYKPDRATTRTIATEIFIYDPQVLIEGLEGLARETTVGSAKDDTGLGDFGEHLVPWFVERGKTVAHAMSGYWIDAGRPETYLQAHRDLIDGKIDVFRAERPVLTNQPQRTAARIEAGAVVEDSLVSSGAHVCGTVRRSVLGPGVVVEKGATVVDSIIFSDTVIGAGATVAWSILDERVRVGPKATIGGHPRTRPVPTEKITLIGMDTQIQRGAKVSLGDRVECQRRIR, encoded by the coding sequence ATGCGGCACTCTGATGTTCTCGCGATCGTGCAAGCCGGTGGGCGTGGTTCCCGAATGGAGGTGTTGACCGATCGGCGGGCCAAACCGGCGCTGCCGTTCGCGGGAAACTATCAACTCATCGACTTCCCACTGTCCAACCTGCATCACAGTCACGTCGACGACGTCTGGCTGTGTGTCCAGTACGAGGCGGAGACGCTGACCCAGTTGGTCGCCGGCGGACGCCCCTGGGATCTCGACCGCACCAGCGGCGGACTGCGGATCGTCATGCCTGAGCAGACCGATGCCCCGGAGACCGAGGACGGCTTCGCCACCGGCAACGCCGACCTGCTGTACCGGATCCGCGACCGGATCGCCCGACACGGCCCGGCCGAGGTGATCGTCATGAGCGCCGACCACGTCTACGATTTCGACTTCCGCGACGCCCTCGACACCCATCGCAGCCGTGGCGCCGAATGCACCATCGTCACCACGACCTGTTCGCTGGAGGAGGCATCCCAGCACGCTACGGTCACCTCCCGCCGCGACGGTACTGTCCGCGAGTTCCGCTACAAGCCAGACCGTGCGACGACGCGCACGATCGCCACCGAGATCTTCATCTACGACCCGCAGGTGCTCATCGAAGGACTGGAAGGTCTGGCGCGCGAGACGACGGTGGGTTCGGCGAAGGACGACACCGGCCTCGGCGACTTCGGCGAACACCTCGTGCCGTGGTTCGTCGAACGCGGAAAGACGGTGGCGCACGCGATGTCGGGGTACTGGATCGACGCCGGCCGGCCCGAGACCTACCTGCAGGCACACCGAGATCTGATCGACGGCAAGATCGACGTCTTCCGCGCCGAGCGACCGGTTCTGACGAACCAGCCGCAACGTACCGCGGCCCGCATCGAAGCCGGTGCGGTTGTCGAGGACAGCCTCGTCAGCAGCGGCGCCCACGTGTGCGGAACCGTACGACGTAGCGTCCTCGGGCCCGGTGTGGTCGTCGAGAAGGGTGCCACCGTCGTCGACTCGATCATCTTCAGTGACACCGTGATCGGCGCCGGGGCGACCGTCGCGTGGTCGATCCTCGACGAACGTGTCCGGGTGGGGCCGAAGGCGACGATCGGCGGCCATCCTCGAACCCGGCCGGTGCCCACCGAGAAGATCACCCTCATCGGGATGGACACCCAGATCCAGCGCGGGGCGAAGGTGTCTCTCGGTGACCGCGTCGAATGTCAGCGTCGCATCCGCTGA
- a CDS encoding RNA polymerase-binding protein RbpA → MADRVLRGSRLGAVSYETDRDHDLAPRRIVQYRTDNGEIFDVPFADDAEVPSKWPCKNGMEGTILEGAEPEEKKTKPPRTHWDMLLERRSEEELEVLLNERLDLLKQRRKGIAH, encoded by the coding sequence ATGGCAGATCGAGTACTTCGGGGTAGCCGCCTCGGCGCGGTGAGCTACGAGACCGATCGCGACCACGACCTCGCGCCGCGTCGCATCGTCCAGTACCGCACCGACAACGGTGAGATCTTCGACGTCCCCTTCGCCGACGACGCCGAGGTGCCGTCGAAGTGGCCGTGCAAGAACGGCATGGAAGGCACGATCCTCGAGGGCGCAGAGCCCGAGGAGAAGAAGACGAAGCCGCCGCGCACCCACTGGGACATGCTGCTCGAGCGTCGTAGCGAGGAAGAGCTCGAGGTGCTCCTCAACGAGCGTCTCGACCTGCTGAAGCAGCGTCGCAAGGGCATCGCGCACTGA